TCGCGCACGAGCGGATCGTCGCGGAAACGCTTCAGTACGCCCGGGTCCCAGCCGTTGACGCGGACGAGCACGTCGCCGTAGCCCTGCAGATAGGTGGCGAGCCGGCCGGTGATCTTCCGCAGCCGCAGTTCCTCGGGCACGCTCTCCTCGACGGTCGCGAGCACCGCCCAGATCCGTACCGAACCCGGATCGCGTCCGGCCCGCTCGGCGGCGTGCCGCACGGTGCGCACCGCCCGGGCGAGGGTGTCGTCGGTGAAGAAGGTGTGCAGCACGACGCCGTCGGCGATCCGCCCCGCCAGCTCCAGAGTGCGCTCACCCAGCGCGACCATCAGCACCGGGATGCGGTCCTCGCCGGTGGCGGTGCGGCGCAGGTACGGGAAGTCCCCGGCGGCGCCGTGGTGGTCGGCCACGGCCTCGCCGCGCCACAGGGTGCGCAGCAGGGCGACGGTGTCCTCGAGCCGTGCCGAGGTCACCCGCGGCAGGCCTATGAGGTCGGACAACGCGTCGAAGCCGCGGCCGAGTCCGAGAGCGTAGCGGCCGCGGCTGAGCCGGTGCAGGGTGGTCGCCGCCGTGGCGGTGACGAGCGGGTGCCGCGTGTGTGGGTTGGTCGCCGCGGTTCCGATGCCGAGGCGGTGACTCGCGGCGGCGGCCGCACCCGCGAGGGCCACGGCGTCCTTCGTGTCGAAACGCTCCGACAGGAACACCGCGCCGAGCCCGGTCCGCTCGGCGTCGGCGATCTCGTCGAGCAGGTCGTGCGGGTCGTCGGTGTGTCCGGCGAGACCGTAGAACCCGAGTTCCGGACAGTCCGGCTCGGGTGCGGGCCCACCGGGGCGGCTCACGTGCGCGCCGCCGCCTTCCTCCGCTGCAGCACGGCACCGACCGCGTTGTCGAGCTTCGAGCCCAGCGGCCAGCCCACGTAGTGGCACAGGAACAGGGCGATCTCGCGGAGCTGCTGCTCGTCGAGTTCCTCGTTCTTCAGGGCCGCCTCGATCTGGATCTCGGCGATGTCGGTGGCGCCCTGCGCGGTGAGCGCCCCGAGCAGCAGCAGCCGGCGGTCGCGGATGGTCAGCCCCGGCCGGGTCCAGATGTTCGCGAACAGGTGGTCGGCGGTGACGGCGAAGTGCTCGCCGGGACCGTCCTGCATCTCCCAGCCGTAGACCTTGGACATCATCTCCAGGCCGCGGCGGCGGGTCTCGTCGGTCATGCGTGCTCCTTCCGGGAACGGGTCTGCGCGATCTCACCCGTGCCGACCCCGAGACCGGGGCCGAGATCGGACAGCGCCCGGGCGCCGAGCGGCAGGTCGACCCCGAGCCGGTCGGCGAGATCCAGGGCCAGCGCGAGATCCTTCTCGCCCAGGACGCGCACGCGCGAGAAGATCGGGAACCAGGAATCGTCCTCCACGAGCGGGGAGGTGGTGTCGCGCCACATGATCGAGCCGGCGCCACCGGTGATCGCGTCGGTGTGCCGGACCACCTTGCCGAGTTCGGTGATGTCGAGACCCGCTGCCTCGGCCAGCCGCTGCGCCTCGGTCGCCGCGGTGAACGAGACGAAGTGGAGCAGGTTGCGGGCGAGCTTCATCCGGGTTCCGGCACCGACCGGCCCGGCGTGCACGACCAGCGAGGCGAAGGTGCCGAACGGCTCGCGGATGCGGGCGAAGACCTCGTCGCTCGCCCCGACCATCACCGCGAGGGCGCCGTTCCTCGCACCGCCGGCCCCGCCGCTGACGGGTGCATCGACGAGATCGACACCCTTGTCGGCGCACAGTCCGGCGAGTTCGACGGCGGTGGTGTCGGAGATGGTCGAGTGCACGGCGACCACCGTGCCGGGCCGGGCGGCCGACAGCACTCCGTCGGGGCCGGTGACGACCTCGCGGACCTGCGCGTCGTCGAGGACGGTCACGCACACCAGGTCGCATTCGGCGGCGAGTCCGGCCGGGGACGAGGCGGCGGTGGCGCCCTTGTCGGTGAAGGGGGTCATGGCCTCGGGCAGCACGTCGAAGACGGTGAGCCCGGCGGGCCGGTCGAGCAGCCGCTCGGCCATGGGGGAGCCCATGTTGCCGAGACCGATGTACCCGGCCCGCCCGATCGTGGAGGCGGTCACGAGCGGATCACCTGCCCGCCGTCGACGTTGAAGATCTGTCCGGTGATCCAGCCCGCCTCGTCGGAGAGCAGGAACAGGCACATGCCCACGAGGTCCTGGGGGGTGCCCATCCGCTTGAGCGGCAGCTGCTTCACCATGTCGGCGACCATGTTCGCGGGCGTGGTGGTGCGGGTCGCCTCGGTGTCGATCGGGCCCGGGGCGATGGCGTTGATACGGATGTTCGACCCGCCGAGTTCGACGGCGAGCTGCTGGGTGAGACCGTTGATGCCGACCTTCGCGAGCCCGTAGAAGCCCGAGTAGAGCCACGCCGCGGTGGAGGACTGATTGACGATCGAACCGCCCTTCTTCGTCATGTGGGGCCACACGGCGCGGGTGACGTTGAGAGCGCCGTCGAGGTTCACGCTCATGAACTTCTTGTAGTAGTCCCACGGAACCGTCAGCAGCAGGTCTAGTTTCATGCCGCCGTAGATCGCGGCGTTGTTGACGAGATGGTCGACGCCGCCGTAGGTCTCCACGGTCGAGGCAGCGA
This region of Rhodococcus sp. Z13 genomic DNA includes:
- a CDS encoding TIGR03857 family LLM class F420-dependent oxidoreductase; its protein translation is MSRPGGPAPEPDCPELGFYGLAGHTDDPHDLLDEIADAERTGLGAVFLSERFDTKDAVALAGAAAAASHRLGIGTAATNPHTRHPLVTATAATTLHRLSRGRYALGLGRGFDALSDLIGLPRVTSARLEDTVALLRTLWRGEAVADHHGAAGDFPYLRRTATGEDRIPVLMVALGERTLELAGRIADGVVLHTFFTDDTLARAVRTVRHAAERAGRDPGSVRIWAVLATVEESVPEELRLRKITGRLATYLQGYGDVLVRVNGWDPGVLKRFRDDPLVRDHPGPLDAAPAATLERIGSLLPDEWLAACATGSAGHCASRIADQFGAGADSVILHGATPAELAPVVAAWRSRRDPQRFSSLPANPGWRTP
- a CDS encoding carboxymuconolactone decarboxylase family protein encodes the protein MTDETRRRGLEMMSKVYGWEMQDGPGEHFAVTADHLFANIWTRPGLTIRDRRLLLLGALTAQGATDIAEIQIEAALKNEELDEQQLREIALFLCHYVGWPLGSKLDNAVGAVLQRRKAAART
- a CDS encoding NAD(P)-dependent oxidoreductase, translating into MTASTIGRAGYIGLGNMGSPMAERLLDRPAGLTVFDVLPEAMTPFTDKGATAASSPAGLAAECDLVCVTVLDDAQVREVVTGPDGVLSAARPGTVVAVHSTISDTTAVELAGLCADKGVDLVDAPVSGGAGGARNGALAVMVGASDEVFARIREPFGTFASLVVHAGPVGAGTRMKLARNLLHFVSFTAATEAQRLAEAAGLDITELGKVVRHTDAITGGAGSIMWRDTTSPLVEDDSWFPIFSRVRVLGEKDLALALDLADRLGVDLPLGARALSDLGPGLGVGTGEIAQTRSRKEHA
- a CDS encoding SDR family oxidoreductase; amino-acid sequence: MARFTDRTAIVTGAAQGIGEAYARALAAEGANVVVADLNAELGEQVAKQIVADGGVATFTAVDVSDPGSAEALAASTVETYGGVDHLVNNAAIYGGMKLDLLLTVPWDYYKKFMSVNLDGALNVTRAVWPHMTKKGGSIVNQSSTAAWLYSGFYGLAKVGINGLTQQLAVELGGSNIRINAIAPGPIDTEATRTTTPANMVADMVKQLPLKRMGTPQDLVGMCLFLLSDEAGWITGQIFNVDGGQVIRS